In Lonchura striata isolate bLonStr1 chromosome 2, bLonStr1.mat, whole genome shotgun sequence, a single genomic region encodes these proteins:
- the LOC110479388 gene encoding arylsulfatase D, with amino-acid sequence MENNEVCRGKQGSYINIWLILCLFPRTCISDPSKPNFLLILADDLGIGDVGCYGNDTIRTPNIDGLAKDGVRLTQHIAAAAVCTPSRAAFLTGRYPIRSGMASSTQQQVLFWNGGSGGLPPNETTFARILHQQGYSTALIGKWHMGVNCKTRHDHCHHPLNHGFDYFYGMPFTLLSECQGTDDPELAKSLQDAYWFYTQMIIFAVFTLVIGKLANLFPVKWKIIIYLAICGLLHFISWFSSYGFTKYWNCILMRNHDITEQPMNLQKTSSNVLKEAITFIERNKHRPFLLFVSLLHVHTPLITTEKFQGRSRHGLYGDNVEEMDWMVGRLLDVIDKEGLKNTTFIYFASDHGGFLEAHRGNSQLGGWNGIYKGGKGMGGWEGGIRVPGIVRWPGVLPAGTVIDEPTSLMDLYPTVVQLAGGAVPQDRVVDGHTLLPLLQGTEQHSRHEFLFHYCGVFLHAVRWHQKDSGTIWKAHYATPVFEPEASGACFRRGICPCFGDGVTHHDPPLLFSLSQDPSEANPLSADTEPLFDTVVRRIRRAVEEHRKTLTPVPQQLSPYNNIWKPWLQPCCGTFPLCWCHEENNIA; translated from the exons atggaaaacaatGAAGTTTGCCGGGGAAAACAAGG GAGCTACATAAACATTTGGCTAATTTTATGCCTGTTTCCAAGAACCTGTATATCAGATCCTTCAAAACCTAACTTTTTACTGATACTGGCTGATGATCTTGGTATAGGAGATGTGGGTTGCTATGGCAATGATACAATAAG gacccctaACATTGATGGCCTGGCAAAGGATGGAGTGAGACTTACTCAGCACAttgctgcagcagctgtctGCACTCCAAGCAGAGCCGCTTTCCTGACTGGCAGATACCCTATCAGATCAG GCATGGCATCCAGCACCCAACAGCAGGTTCTCTTCTGGAATGGTGGTTCAGGGGGGCTCCCACCAAATGAAACTACTTTTGCCAGAATACTCCACCAGCAAGGTTATTCTACAGCACTTATAG gGAAGTGGCATATGGGTGTGAACTGCAAAACCCGCCATGATCACTGCCACCATCCTTTAAATCAtggttttgattatttttatgGCATGCCTTTTACCCTTCTCAGTGAGTGTCAAGGCACAGATGACCCTGAATTGGCCAAGTCATTGCAAGATGCATATTGGTTTTACACTCAGATGATCATCTTTGCAGTATTTACCCTTGTGATTGGAAAACTTGCCAATTTATTCCcagtaaaatggaaaataataatcTATCTGGCCATCTGTGGTCTCCTTCATTTCATCTCCTGGTTCTCCAGCTATGGTTTCACCAAGTACTGGAACTGTATCCTGATGAGAAACCATGACATCACTGAACAACCAATGAACCTACAAAAAACTTCTTCTAATGTGCTGAAGGAGGCAATTACATTCATTGAAAG AAACAAGCATAGaccatttcttctctttgtttccCTTTTACATGTTCACACCCCTCTCATTACCACAGAGAAGTTTCAGGGAAGAAGCAGGCATGGCCTGTATGGAGATAATGTAGAGGAGATGGACTGGATGGTAG GCAGGCTTCTGGATGTTATTGACAAAGAGGGCTTGAAGAATACCACATTCATTTATTTTGCATCTGATCATGGAGGATTCTTAGAGGCTCACAGAGGAAATTCTCAGTTGGGTGGATGGAATGGGATATATAAAG GTGGAAAAGGAATGGgaggctgggaaggaggaaTCCGTGTTCCAGGTATAGTTAGATGGCCAGGAGTGTTGCCTGCAGGCACAGTTATTGATGAACCTACAAGCCTTATGGACCTTTATCCTACAGTAGTTCAACTGGCTGGAGGAGCAGTGCCTCAAGACAG GGTTGTGGATGGGCACACATtgctgcccctgctgcaggGGACAGAGCAGCACTCCAGGCACGAGTTCCTGTTCCACTACTGCGGCGTGTTCCTGCATGCAGTGCGCTGGCACCAGAAGGACA GTGGCACCATATGGAAAGCTCATTATGCCACTCCAGTATTTGAGCCAGAAGCCTCTGGGGCCTGTTTCAGAAGAGGAATTTGTCCGTGTTTCGGGGATGGTGTAACCCATCATGACCCTCCGCTGCTGTTCAGTCTCTCCCAGGATCCGTCTGAGGCAAATCCTCTATCAGCTGACACTGAGCCCTTGTTTGACACCGTAGTGAGGAGAATAAGAAGAGCTGTGGAAGAGCATCGCAAGACTCTGACTCCAGTCCCACAGCAGCTGTCTCCTTACAATAATATATGGAAGCCTTGGCTGCAGCCATGCTGTGGGACGTTCCCGCTCTGTTGGTGTCATGAAGAAAATAACATAGCATAG